The following DNA comes from Candidatus Micrarchaeia archaeon.
TATCATGAACAACCTCGTAAAATATACTTAATTGCGGAGACATTAATCCGAATTCACCTGTCCAAAATGTACTTTTTGCACAAAGTATTTTCTTTACTCTTTTTAACTCTTTAATAAATTTTTTATTAATTAATAATTCTCTAAATTTTATTTCTGCTGAATCATTTGAAGGTTTTAAAATCCCAAAATTTAACATATAATTAAAATAATTAATAAATTCAGAATTATTTCTTAAATTTCCAGCCAAATGTATTTTTTCTTTTGATACCTCTCCACCAAATTTCAAAAATTTATTTTCCATAATCTATTAATAGGTCTATGGATTTTTAAAGATAAAAGTCAAAATAGTTTGAGTAAATTTTTAAATTCCTTTTTCTTTTTTATATTTTTTCCAAGCATTGCTTATTTGCTTCATACTCAATCCTTCACTTCTTTTTGCAGATAAAAATTCAGAATAAGTCATTATTTTTTCTTTCTTTTCTTTTTTAATTTCTTTACTTTTTGAAGTCTGCGCATTAATATCTTTTGGTTTTATTTGTTCTTTTATTTGTTTAGTTAAATCAGTTGGTTGATTTGAACCCATATCTTTCAAAACATCTAAAATTTGTTTTCTTTCTTCTTCTTTACTTTCTATTCTCTGCAATAAATTTCTTTCTTTATCTTGTATTCTTTGAACATTAATTTCTGATGGCGCTTCTTTTTCACCATATTCAAATGCATCAATAATCTCTCTACTTTTTTCTAATAATTCAGATATTCTTTGTTTTGTTAAATCTATTTTTTCATCAATATTTTTTTCTGCTTGTTTTGCTTGATCTAATTCAAACTCATAACCTTTTGAAACTTGACCTAAATCTTCAATATATTTTTTAACAAAGTTAGTTTCTATTGCTTCTCTTAAATTATTATATTCTAATTCATTCATTTTAATTTGCTCGCCAAATTCATCAATTAATAATCCATATTCTTCTTTATGTTTTGAAACCCATTTTTGTATTTCACCTATCTTTGAAACTTCTCTTTCTAAATCTGCAATTCTTCTTTTTTGAGAACCAACTAATTCTTCAACTTGTTCAACTTTATCTGTGGCTTTTGTTCTTATAGATTCTAATTTCTGTAAAGATATTTCTAAAGAATTGATCTTTTTTTGTTCATCTTCTAATCTTTGTTTTGCTGTGTTTAATTTATCTCTCACTTCAAATTCTAAATTCCCTATCTTTGTTAAAACATTATTCATTTCTTCTGATTCATCAACACCAAGATTTATACTTTCTTTAGCAATTTTTATTTGCTCTGTTGCTTGAACTTCTAATTCAGATAAATCTCCTAATGACTCATTAATAACAATAGATGCATCATCAAATGTTTTTCTTGCTTCTTCTTCTATTTCCTTTAATTTTAATTGCTGTCTATCAACTTCGTCAATAACATTAGGAAGTAAAAGAACCTTCTGTTGTAATTGTAAAATCCTTTCTTCTTTTTCATAAATTTTATCTGAAATATTTTCTAACTCAGCTGAAAACTTTTTTTCAATAGGCTCATAAGTTTCTCTAAATAATTTTGTTTTTTCAATTTTTAATTTTTCTAATTCATCACGAGCTTTATTTATTTCTTCCATATAATTTCTAATTTTTTGTGCTCTTTCATCTAATTTAGTTTTTCTTGGTTCTTCAACAGAAAAATCAAATGGTTTTACATCAATTCCTTTATCAGAAGCTTTTGGCTTGATTGAAATTTGAGATACTTCTTTACTAGTTTTTGATTCTGGATAAATTTTTTTTATATTAGTAGAAGGAGAAGTAACATGTTTCTTTAAATAATCATTATAATCTGAATTTAATTCTTCTGGAACTTTAAATTCTTCTAAAGGCTGTTCAATTTGTTTTTTTGTTTTTGCAGAAGAAGGTGTTTTTTTTAAAGTTTGATCTTCTTTTACTTTTTCCTCTTCATCTGGAAGTTCAATATCTCTACTAATTGGGTATTCAAATTGCTCTGGATAAACATCAATTGGGATTTCGGTTTCTTTTTTTAAATTAGAAGAGGTATTATCTACTTCATCACCAATCCAAGATATATAAACTCTTGTTAAATGATATGATATGTCTATTAATCCTTCTTCTTCTAAAATTGGAAGCCACTTTTCTAAAAGAGAAGAAGAAATTCCAGATTCTTTTGCTAAATCATTTAAAGAAAGTTTCTTTTGTTTTTTAAGTATATTTATGATCTTATCAATATCAGTACTTATAAACCCGTCTGTCATATTCATCCTCCAATCTCAATAGTTTCTATTCTATAATCTCCAGACAGTTTTCCTTGCGCACGTTTATATGCTGCTTTTACATGTTTAATATTCTTTTTTCTTGTTTTAATACTGAATATTGTTTGATTTTTTCTTAATCTTGCAGCTCTATCAATAGGTTTCCCAAAAGGTGCTTTCATACCTCCTTGAATCCTATCTGCTCCTGCACCAGTAAGCATTTTATTTTCTCTAATTACTTGATGAGGAAAAACATGAATTCTAAATTTATAATCTTCTGGTGCTGCTTTTTGCATATATTTGTGTACAGT
Coding sequences within:
- a CDS encoding 50S ribosomal protein L16, with the translated sequence MGLRPAKTCRDVNKPSWTRHSKRRPRKSFIKAMPHNTLLHFNMGKDKEDYEVEVRLITLGAIQIRDNALESTRMTVHKYMQKAAPEDYKFRIHVFPHQVIRENKMLTGAGADRIQGGMKAPFGKPIDRAARLRKNQTIFSIKTRKKNIKHVKAAYKRAQGKLSGDYRIETIEIGG
- a CDS encoding winged helix-turn-helix transcriptional regulator, which codes for MTDGFISTDIDKIINILKKQKKLSLNDLAKESGISSSLLEKWLPILEEEGLIDISYHLTRVYISWIGDEVDNTSSNLKKETEIPIDVYPEQFEYPISRDIELPDEEEKVKEDQTLKKTPSSAKTKKQIEQPLEEFKVPEELNSDYNDYLKKHVTSPSTNIKKIYPESKTSKEVSQISIKPKASDKGIDVKPFDFSVEEPRKTKLDERAQKIRNYMEEINKARDELEKLKIEKTKLFRETYEPIEKKFSAELENISDKIYEKEERILQLQQKVLLLPNVIDEVDRQQLKLKEIEEEARKTFDDASIVINESLGDLSELEVQATEQIKIAKESINLGVDESEEMNNVLTKIGNLEFEVRDKLNTAKQRLEDEQKKINSLEISLQKLESIRTKATDKVEQVEELVGSQKRRIADLEREVSKIGEIQKWVSKHKEEYGLLIDEFGEQIKMNELEYNNLREAIETNFVKKYIEDLGQVSKGYEFELDQAKQAEKNIDEKIDLTKQRISELLEKSREIIDAFEYGEKEAPSEINVQRIQDKERNLLQRIESKEEERKQILDVLKDMGSNQPTDLTKQIKEQIKPKDINAQTSKSKEIKKEKKEKIMTYSEFLSAKRSEGLSMKQISNAWKKYKKEKGI